TCGCCGACCCGTCCTGGGAGCCGCTGGGCGACACCTGCCTGACCGGCGCGTCCCCCGGGAGCACGCCCGCGCCGGGCACCGCGCCCGTCCCGTCCTGCCCGGCCGGCGGCACCCCGGCCGCGCCGGTGCCCGGGGTGACGCCCGGTTACCTCCAGCTCAACGACGCGGCCGGGTTCGTCGGCGGCTCGGTGCTGTACCGCCGCCCGGTGCCCGCCTCGGCGGGCCTGTCGGTGACCTTCGAGCAGTACCAGTACGGCGGCAACGCGCAGCCCGGCGACGGCATCGGGTTCTACCTGGTGGACGGCGCGACCCCGCTGGACTCCAAGGGCGCGGACGGCGGCAGCCTCGGCTACGCGCAGCGCAACCTCAGCCCCGGCGTGGTCGGCGGCTACCTGGGCGTGGGCCTGGACATGTACGGCAACTTCTACAACGACGGCGAGAACCGGGGCGCGGACTGCCCGACCGGCCAGCAGTCGCCGGTGAGGCAGGACGGCCCGGTCGCGCCGAACGCGGTCACCCTGCGCGGCCCGGGCGCCGGCATCTCCGGCTACTGCTACCTGGCGTCCACCACCGAGGCACCGGCCGGTGACCCGCCGCGGGCCGCGACCACGCTGCCCGGCAGCCTGGGCGCGCCGTTCGGCACCACCGACCCGGCGGTCGCCGAGCGCACCGTCAACGTGCAGATCACGCCGGCCCCCGACCCCCGGGTGATCGTCCAGATCGACTTCCAGGACGGCACCGGCTGGCACCGGGTGCTGGACCGGCCGGCCCCGGCCGGGCTGCCGTCCACCTACAAGTTCGGGTTCAGCGCCTCCACCGGCGGCTCCACCGACGTCCACCTGATCCGCAACGTCACGGCCTCCTCGATCCTGCCGCTGGGCGCGCTCGACCTGGTCAAGCAGGTCGACCGGAGCGGTCCGCCGCTGCCCGCGGTGATCACCGCTGGGACGGTGATCCCGTACCAGTACGTGGTCACCAACGCCGGTGCGGTGGAGGTGAGTTCGCTGGCCGTCAGCGACGACAAGCTGGCCCCGGTGAACTGCCCGGCCACCACCCTGCCGCCCGCGCCCGCCCCCGGTTCGACCGTGGTGTGCACCGGCAGCTACACCGTCACCGCGCAGGACGTCGCCGCCGGACGGGTCGTCAACACCGCGAGCGCCACCGCGAACCCGGCCATCGGCCCCCAGCTCGGCACCGGACCGGCCACCGTGACGGTGCCGATCGCCTCGGCGCTGACCCTCGACAAGCGGGCCGTCACGCCCGCCCCGCACACCGTGGGCCAGGTGGTCGACTACACCTTCACCGCCACCGACACCGGCGGCTCCACCCTCTCCACCCTGGTGGTCCAGGACCCGGGGATCACCGACCTGGCCTGCCCCGCCTCGGTGGTGGAACCCGGCGGCTCGGTGGTCTGCACCGGCAGCCACACCGTCACCGAACAGGACCTGGCGGCCGGCTCGTTCAGCAACACCGCCACCGCCACCGCGGTCTCCCCGATCGGGCAGTCCGTCCAGGCCGCCCCGTCCACCGCGGTCATCCCGGTGGTCGCGGTCGCCGACCTCGCCGTCACCGTGGACGCCGACCCGCAGGTGCTGCCGGTCGGCTCCACCACCACCTTCACCGTCACCCTGCGCAACAACGGACCGGCCGACGCGACCAATGCCGTCGTCGACAGCCCCGTCCCCGCCGGCACCACGCTGCTCACCCCGACCGCCGCCGCCGGCACCGCCTACGACCCGGCCACCGGACGCTGGACGGTGCCCGCGCTGCCCGTCGGCGGCTCCGTGCGGCTCACCCTGCCGGTCCGGCTGGACGTCGCCGCGCCCGCCACCGACACCGCGACCGTCACGGCCGCCGACCAGTACGACCCGGTGACGGCGAACAACACCGCGAGCGTCACCGTCCGGCCGCTCACCGACACCGACATCGTGGTCGGCAAGAGCGTCGACCACTCGCGCCCCGGACTCGGCGGGCAGGTGGTGTTCACCGTCACCGCCGCCAACGACGGCCCCGCGCCCGCCACCGGCCTGGTCCTCACCGACCTGCTCCCGCCCGGCCTGGAACTGGTCCGCGCCGAGCCCGGCACCGGCGGGTACGCGGCGGACACCGGCCGCTGGACGATCGGCGACCTGGCCGTCGGCGCGCAGGCCCGGCTCATCCTCACCGCCCGCGCCACCGAGCCCGGCACCCACACCAACACCGCGACGCTGACCGGCCTCGACCAGACCGACACCGACCCGTCCGACAACACGGCGAGCGCCACCGTCACCGTCGACGCGCCCAGTCCCAGTCCCAGTCCCAGCCCGAGTCCGAGTCCGGCCCCGACCACGAGTCCGGCCCCGACCACGAGTCCGGCCCCGAAGCCCCCGCGCCACGATCACCCCGGCCCCGAGCTGCCCGGCACCGGCGCGCCGGCCGCCGCCACGGGCGTGGTCGCGGTGCTGCTGCTGATCGGCGGCGCGGTGCTGCTGGCCGCCCGACGGGAGCACGTCCGGCGGGAGCCCACCCGCCGGAGCTGACCCGCGGAGCCGATCCGCCGGAGCCGATCCGCGGCAGGCGGGAGAACGGAACCGCCGGCGGGAGCGGTCGGGGCATGTGCGGTGCCTCGACCGCTCCCGCCGGCGGCGGTCGCGGGGACGGCGCTCGGGCCGCCGCTGACCGGTCCGGCCGGCCTGACCTGCCTGACCGGCCCGGCCGGTCAGGCCACCCTCGGACCGGTCCGGCCGGTCAGGCCGCTATCGGGTGGGCGGTCGGGTACCCGTCCCGCAGCCGGCGGTGCGCGGCGGGGTCGGCGTCCAGGTGGTCCAGGCCCAGCAGGGCCGCGCCCAGCACCGGCGGGGCGACCACCACGCGCGGTTCGGCGAGCGGCGCGTCCGCGGCCAGCCGGGCGGTCAGGTTGTCGAGCAGCAGCGGCTGCCGGGAGGCCAGCACCCCGCCGCCGAGCACCACCGGCACCGGCCGGTCGAGCAGGTCCAGCCTGGTCAGCGCG
This is a stretch of genomic DNA from Kitasatospora fiedleri. It encodes these proteins:
- a CDS encoding DUF7507 domain-containing protein; amino-acid sequence: MAGRVRGVARGMLALLLAAGPVLAGPRAAADPPTGGTVIVDETFAGASIADPSWEPLGDTCLTGASPGSTPAPGTAPVPSCPAGGTPAAPVPGVTPGYLQLNDAAGFVGGSVLYRRPVPASAGLSVTFEQYQYGGNAQPGDGIGFYLVDGATPLDSKGADGGSLGYAQRNLSPGVVGGYLGVGLDMYGNFYNDGENRGADCPTGQQSPVRQDGPVAPNAVTLRGPGAGISGYCYLASTTEAPAGDPPRAATTLPGSLGAPFGTTDPAVAERTVNVQITPAPDPRVIVQIDFQDGTGWHRVLDRPAPAGLPSTYKFGFSASTGGSTDVHLIRNVTASSILPLGALDLVKQVDRSGPPLPAVITAGTVIPYQYVVTNAGAVEVSSLAVSDDKLAPVNCPATTLPPAPAPGSTVVCTGSYTVTAQDVAAGRVVNTASATANPAIGPQLGTGPATVTVPIASALTLDKRAVTPAPHTVGQVVDYTFTATDTGGSTLSTLVVQDPGITDLACPASVVEPGGSVVCTGSHTVTEQDLAAGSFSNTATATAVSPIGQSVQAAPSTAVIPVVAVADLAVTVDADPQVLPVGSTTTFTVTLRNNGPADATNAVVDSPVPAGTTLLTPTAAAGTAYDPATGRWTVPALPVGGSVRLTLPVRLDVAAPATDTATVTAADQYDPVTANNTASVTVRPLTDTDIVVGKSVDHSRPGLGGQVVFTVTAANDGPAPATGLVLTDLLPPGLELVRAEPGTGGYAADTGRWTIGDLAVGAQARLILTARATEPGTHTNTATLTGLDQTDTDPSDNTASATVTVDAPSPSPSPSPSPSPAPTTSPAPTTSPAPKPPRHDHPGPELPGTGAPAAATGVVAVLLLIGGAVLLAARREHVRREPTRRS